The genomic segment GGTCGGCGGAGGAATCGGCGGTCTGGCCACCGCGGCGTTCCTGCACCGCGCCGGGATCGAAGCGACCGTGTACGAGCAGGCGCCCGCGCTGACCGAGGTCGGTGCCGGCCTCGTCGTCTCCCCCAACGCGGTGCGACTGCTGCGCAGCCTCGGCCGGCTGGACCGTTTTCGCGAGCGCGCGGTGCCGCTGCGGGTCGGGTGGGAGTTCCGGCGCTGGGAGAACGGGCGGGTGCTGTTCTCGCAGGATCTCGGCGAGGAATGCGAGCGGCGCTTCGGCGAGCAGAGTTACGTCGCGCACCGCGCCGATCTGCTCGACGCGGTGCGCGCGGCGGTCCCCGAGCCGTCACTGCGCCTGGGGATGCGGCTCGCCGGCCTCCACCGGATGGACGACGGCGTCGAACTGACCTTCACCGACGGATCACGGGAGTTCGCCGATGTCGTGGTCGGCGCCGACGGCGTCCACACCACGGTGGGCCGCTACGTGGCCGAAGCGGGAGCACCGCGGCTCTCGGGCATCTGTGCCTGGCGATGCCTCGTACCGGCCCAGCTCGCACCGGCCTTCGCGCGCCGTCCGGTCCAGACGCTCTGGCTGGGCCCCGATCGCCACCTGGTCCACTACCCGATCTCCGCGGGCACGCAGATCAACATCGTCGCCTTCGGGCCGGCGCACGACTGGACGACGGAGTCGTGGTCGGCGCAGGCGCGGATCGAGGACCTCCGCGCCGAGTTCGCCGGGTGGTCGGACGATCTGGGGGCGCTGCTCGCGGCCGCGGAACGCGTCGGGCGGTGGGCGCTGCTCGACCGGGACCCGCTGCCCCGCTGGACCCATGGGCCCGTCGCGCTGCTGGGAGACGCGGCGCACCCGATGTTCCCCTTCTTCGCGCAGGGAGCGGCGCAGGCGATGGAGGACGCCGCCGTTCTGGCAGGGTGCCTCGGCGACCGGCCGGAAGACCCGGCTGCCGCGCTGCGCCGCTACGAGGACATCCGCCGCCCGCGCGCCACCCGGGTGCAGCAGCTGAGCCGCGGCAGGGCGGAGAGCAACCACCTGCCCGACGGGCCGGCCCAGCGGGCCAGGGACGCGTCGTTCGCGAACGCGGACCCCTTCGCGCACAACGGGTGGATCTATGGGCACGACGCGGAGCTGACCGCGCGCGAGGCACTGACGACGCCCTGAGCGCACGTCCCGGCCGCTGTCATCGTGGGCGGAAACCGGCCGCGGCCGGCATGAGCACCAGCCGCACCGTCACCGTCACGAGCACCAGCCGCGCCGTCACCGTCACGAGCACCGGCACGAGCGCCAGCCTCACCGTCATTATGATGGTATGGGCGATTCCTTCCGAGAGTGGTGGTATCGCCGGGGCGCGTCCGTAGTCGGGCAGGAGGTGCGGTGACGGCTGAGAAGGGTGAACCCGCGAGGGGCCCCGAGCAGTCCGAGCGGCTCCGGCCCGTCTTCCCGTGGGCCCCGGGCGACGACATCTGGGGCGGCGGGGAGCGGGACACGAAGACACTGGACGTCGTCCTCGAACACGCGACGACCTGTCTGGGCGGCCTGGGTGCCATGGTGCACCGGCACGACGGTGCGGCCGGCCGGCTCCGCCTGGTCGCGGCCGGCGGGCTCGCCCGGGAACGCGCGGCAGTGTGGGCGGATCTGCTCGACCAGCAGGATGTGGCGCCCGCGCTCGCCGTACGGCGTCGTGCGTTCGTCAGCGTCGCGGGAGACAGCCTGGGCGTCGGCGCGTCCGGCACGGCGGCCGTACCCCTTCCCGGCGCCGACGGGCCGGCCGGTGTGCTGTCCGTGCTCACGGCAGAACCCGGTGAGCCCGACGAAACCCAACGGTCCCTGCTGCGCGCGTTGGCCGGGTGGGCCGGTTCGCGCCTGGGCGGTGGGACCGGGACCTCGCCCGCCTCCGGCCCGGAGGCAGGCGCCGGGCGATCACGATCAGTACGCATGGGGGAGCTGACGGCCGCACTCGCCGAGGCCGTCACCTCGCGTGACGTCGTGCGGGCCGTCGCCGAGTTCGTCCTCGCTCCCTTCGGCGCCGACGGGCTGATATTCCAGGTGCTCGAAGGGGACCGCCTGACAGTCGTCGGCGCTGCCGGGTATCCGCAGGAGTACCTCGGCATGGTCGACGGGATCACGCTCGGCGCCCATACCCCGATCCAGGACGCGGTGCGGACGCGTACTCCTCTGTTCATCGAGTCGAGAGCGGAGATCGCCGGGCGCTATCCGACGCTGAGGCGTCTGAACGACGCCTCTCCGAAGGAGGCGTGGGCCTTCTTGCCCATGATGGCCTCGGGACGGGTCATCGGCCTGTGCGTGGTGTCCTTCAGCGAGCCACGCTCCTTCAGCGACGACGAGCGCTCCTTGCTGACGGCTCTGAGCGGTCTGGTCGGTCAGTCGCTGGAGCGGGCCCGTCTGTACGACATGGAGCACGCCCGAGCCCGGGAACTGCAGCGCGGCCTGCTGCCGAGGACGCTGCCCCGCCTGCCCGCCGCCCGCGCCGCCGCCCGGTACCTGCCCGCGGGCCGGGGCGAGGAGGTGGGCGGTGACTGGTACGACCTGATTCCCCTGTCCGCCGACCGGGTCGCGATGGTGATCGGCGACGTCATGGGCCACGGCATCACCGAGGCGGCCACGATGGGCCGACTGCGCACGGCGGTACGCACCCTCGCCGACCTGGAGATGCCCCCCGACGAGCTGTTCAGCCGTCTCGACGACCTGGTCTCCGACCTCGGCGAGGACTTCTACGCCACATGCCTCTACGCCGTCTTCGACCCTGTCGCGCGCACGTGCTCGTACTCCCTCGCCGGCCACCCCCCGCCGGTCGTCGTCCAGCCCGACGGCACCGTCCACAGCCCCGACGTCGATCCGGACCCGCCCCTGGGCGCCGGTAGGCCGCCCTTCGAGACGCACCAGCTGCATCTGCCCGACGGGAGCTTTCTCGTCCTGTGCACCGACGGTCTCGTCGAATCCGCCACCCGGGACACCGACGAGGGACTGGCCCAACTGCGCCAGGTGGTCTCCCGTGCCACGGCCGACACCACCTGTTTCGAGGCCACCGACGAGGACGACGACGTCCGATGTCTGGAGGAGTTGTGCGACAAGATCGTGTCGGCTCTGCTGCCCGACCACGAACAGACGAATGACGACGCCGGCCTGCTCGTCGTCCACATCCGGTGCACCCCGGCCCGGGATGTCGCTTCCTGCATCCTCCCGGAGGATCCCCGGTCGGCCGGGCAGGCCCGGGACTACATCCGCCGACAGCTGAGCGCCTGGGGACTGGACGATCTCACGCTGACCACGGAGCTGCTGGCGAGCGAGCTGGTCGGCAACGTGGTCCGCCACTCCAAGGGCCCCGTCCGCCTCCGTCTGCTGCGCAGCCGCTCCCTGATCTGCGAG from the Streptomyces sp. NBC_00310 genome contains:
- a CDS encoding FAD-dependent monooxygenase — protein: MTSQGKRSAPGPRVAVVGGGIGGLATAAFLHRAGIEATVYEQAPALTEVGAGLVVSPNAVRLLRSLGRLDRFRERAVPLRVGWEFRRWENGRVLFSQDLGEECERRFGEQSYVAHRADLLDAVRAAVPEPSLRLGMRLAGLHRMDDGVELTFTDGSREFADVVVGADGVHTTVGRYVAEAGAPRLSGICAWRCLVPAQLAPAFARRPVQTLWLGPDRHLVHYPISAGTQINIVAFGPAHDWTTESWSAQARIEDLRAEFAGWSDDLGALLAAAERVGRWALLDRDPLPRWTHGPVALLGDAAHPMFPFFAQGAAQAMEDAAVLAGCLGDRPEDPAAALRRYEDIRRPRATRVQQLSRGRAESNHLPDGPAQRARDASFANADPFAHNGWIYGHDAELTAREALTTP
- a CDS encoding SpoIIE family protein phosphatase — protein: MTAEKGEPARGPEQSERLRPVFPWAPGDDIWGGGERDTKTLDVVLEHATTCLGGLGAMVHRHDGAAGRLRLVAAGGLARERAAVWADLLDQQDVAPALAVRRRAFVSVAGDSLGVGASGTAAVPLPGADGPAGVLSVLTAEPGEPDETQRSLLRALAGWAGSRLGGGTGTSPASGPEAGAGRSRSVRMGELTAALAEAVTSRDVVRAVAEFVLAPFGADGLIFQVLEGDRLTVVGAAGYPQEYLGMVDGITLGAHTPIQDAVRTRTPLFIESRAEIAGRYPTLRRLNDASPKEAWAFLPMMASGRVIGLCVVSFSEPRSFSDDERSLLTALSGLVGQSLERARLYDMEHARARELQRGLLPRTLPRLPAARAAARYLPAGRGEEVGGDWYDLIPLSADRVAMVIGDVMGHGITEAATMGRLRTAVRTLADLEMPPDELFSRLDDLVSDLGEDFYATCLYAVFDPVARTCSYSLAGHPPPVVVQPDGTVHSPDVDPDPPLGAGRPPFETHQLHLPDGSFLVLCTDGLVESATRDTDEGLAQLRQVVSRATADTTCFEATDEDDDVRCLEELCDKIVSALLPDHEQTNDDAGLLVVHIRCTPARDVASCILPEDPRSAGQARDYIRRQLSAWGLDDLTLTTELLASELVGNVVRHSKGPVRLRLLRSRSLICEVYDGSLTTPRIRHASHTDEGGRGLQLVAALSRRWGARYLSDGKCIWTEQDLPPSYAAENPEATGVPVPPPLPGE